The proteins below come from a single Aphanothece sacrum FPU1 genomic window:
- a CDS encoding aldehyde oxygenase (deformylating) — protein sequence MQELAVRSELDFKSETYKDAYSRINAIVIEGEQEAHENYIDMAQMLPEQEEELIRLSKMENRHKKGFEACGKNLNVTPDMDYAQAFFSRLHENFQTAKAEGNIVTCLLIQSLIIEAFAIAAYNIYIPVADPFARKITEGVVKDEYTHLNFGEVWLQEHFEESKAELEEANRHNLPIVWTMLNSVAEDAEVLGMEKEALVEDFMISYGEALGNIGFSTREIMKMSSYGLRVT from the coding sequence ATGCAAGAGCTTGCCGTACGCTCAGAGCTTGACTTTAAAAGCGAAACATATAAAGATGCCTATAGCCGAATTAACGCTATTGTTATTGAAGGTGAACAAGAAGCGCATGAAAATTACATAGACATGGCTCAAATGTTGCCCGAACAGGAGGAAGAGTTAATTCGCCTTTCTAAGATGGAAAACCGCCATAAAAAAGGATTTGAAGCCTGTGGAAAGAATCTCAATGTGACTCCTGATATGGACTATGCTCAGGCATTTTTCTCTCGACTTCACGAGAATTTTCAAACCGCTAAAGCAGAGGGTAATATCGTCACTTGTTTGTTGATTCAATCTTTGATTATAGAAGCTTTTGCGATCGCCGCTTATAATATATATATCCCTGTGGCTGATCCGTTTGCTCGCAAAATCACCGAAGGAGTAGTTAAAGACGAATATACTCATCTAAATTTTGGCGAAGTTTGGCTACAAGAACATTTTGAGGAGTCTAAAGCAGAATTAGAAGAAGCGAACCGTCATAATTTGCCCATTGTCTGGACAATGCTTAATAGCGTGGCTGAAGATGCGGAAGTATTGGGCATGGAAAAAGAAGCTTTAGTAGAAGATTTCATGATTAGTTACGGGGAAGCCCTCGGTAATATTGGGTTTTCTACTCGTGAAATCATGAAAATGTCTTCTTACGGTTTGCGGGTAACTTAA
- the fabZ gene encoding 3-hydroxyacyl-ACP dehydratase FabZ, protein MSTVTDVPSVNQTTEDIAQVPDKLEQKTVFTIQEIQELLPHRYPFALVDRIIDYVPGKKAVGIKNVTINEPFFPGHIPHRPIMPGVLIIESMAQVGGVVLTLLPGMKGEFFAFAGIDKARFRRPVIPGDQLIMTVELLAFKRNRIAKMQGEGRVDGELTVQAEMLFSRID, encoded by the coding sequence ATGTCTACTGTAACTGATGTCCCTTCTGTTAATCAGACGACTGAGGATATTGCCCAAGTTCCAGATAAATTAGAACAAAAGACCGTTTTTACTATTCAAGAGATCCAAGAATTACTACCCCATCGCTACCCTTTTGCCCTAGTTGATAGAATTATTGATTATGTTCCGGGTAAAAAAGCGGTAGGCATCAAAAATGTCACCATTAATGAACCCTTTTTCCCTGGACATATTCCTCACCGTCCCATTATGCCAGGGGTTCTCATTATCGAATCTATGGCCCAAGTTGGGGGTGTAGTTTTAACTTTACTTCCTGGTATGAAAGGAGAATTTTTTGCCTTTGCTGGAATCGATAAGGCACGTTTCCGTCGTCCAGTGATACCCGGAGATCAACTAATTATGACAGTGGAATTATTAGCATTTAAACGTAATCGCATCGCTAAAATGCAAGGTGAAGGACGAGTGGATGGGGAATTAACTGTACAAGCAGAAATGCTATTTTCTCGGATAGATTAA